The Rothia sp. SD9660Na DNA segment TTTGACGTGGCTGGCTACTTTGGCTTCCGCAAAAGCGCCCCTGCCCAGCAAGAGACTGGAAGAGCTCGCGACCCCCACGCCGCAGAACCTGCCAGGGCAGTGGAAGAAGACCCGGGGGAAGACGCCGCAGCGGCCCTGCGCGAGGACTACGAGTATGCCACCAGCGAGCGCTAGAGGGTAGATAAAACGAGAAAATGCTCTCACTTGCCGGTGAACAGGGGGCGAAAAACCCTGTTTGCCTGTAGGCTTGGGGGAGAGCGTTTTTTCACGCCGAGGGTATTGCTGTGCCCTTTATGCGTGCTTTGGAGCGTTTATACCGGTATAGCGCCCGGATAGCTACCGATCTGCCGCCCCCGGGTGGTTGCTGTCGGCCGGGTATCGACCACTATTTAATAAGTGAGGTGAATCCAATGGGTTCAGTTATCAAGAAGCGCCGCAAGCGTATGTCTAAGAAGAAGCACCGCAAGCTTCTTCGTAAGACTCGCCACCAGCGCCGCAACAAGAAGTAAATTCTTCACCGCGAGCCCCGCACCTGTTTCGGTGCGGGGCTCGCGCTGTATCACCGGGCTTTTCGGTGCGGACGCCCCCGCTCACCGGTCGGGGGAGAGGCGGGTTAGAGTGGAACAATGGCTACACCACTGATTGAACTGCTGACCAAGCCCGGCTGTCACCTCTGCGAAGCTGCCCGGGAGACGACCGGCCAAGTGGCAGGCAGCTACGGGCTGACCTACACAGAAATCAACGTTGAAGAGCACCCCGACCTGTTGGAGCGTCACCGCACCGAGATCCCGGTGTTGCGGGTAGATGGCGAGGTCAAGGACTTCTGGCAGGTCAACGCCAAACGCCTGGCGAAGATTATTGAGAAGAAACTGGCGGAGTAAACCGGCGGGGTGGCTGGTTAGCGCTTACTGACTAGGTTTGAGAGACTAGAGATATGAACACTTCTTCGGCAACTGTCACCGTTCACCTGATGCGCCACGGCGAGGTGCATAACCCCGACCGTATCGTCTATGGGCGCCTGCCCAACTACCACCTGTCTGAGACGGGTCAGAAGATGGTGCGCCTGTCTGCCGAAGAGTTCAAGCGCCGCGCGGACGCCGGTGCCAACATCGTACACCTGGTCTGCTCCCCGCTTACCCGCACCCGCGAGTCTGCTGCCCCCATTGAGGAACTACTGGGCCTGGTTGCCCAGCCCGATGAGCGCGTGATTGAGGCCGAGAACTATTTTGAGGGCCTGCACGTCAATAAGGACGAGCTGCTGGGCAACCCCCGCCACTGGAAGCACCTGCTCAACCCCTTGCGTCCGTCGTGGGGTGAACCCTACCGGGACCAGGTGGTGCGTATGGCTGAGGCTATTAAGGACGCCGCCCGCACCGCCTACGAGAAGGGCGGGGACGGTGCTGAGGCGATTATTGTCTCGCACCAGCTACCCATCTGGATGGCCCGCACCTCTGTAGAGGGCGGGGTGCTGCCGCACGACCCACGCAGCCGCCAGTGCAATTTAGCTTCCATTACAAGTTTTACCTTCCCCAATATTTTTGCCCCTGGCAAGCCAAAACTCTCTTATGTTGAGCCTGCTGCCGAGCTCTACTCAGGTGTTATTCAGTTACCGGGGTCATAATGGCACCGACTACAAGCGCACACCACACTGACCTGAAAGACCTCTAATTCATGGCTACCTCTTTCCCTACCCGTGTGAGCCGTAAGCAGGCCCTGAGTATCGCCGCTCTGGGAACTGTCGGTCTGCTCTCCGCCTGCTCTTCGAGCCAGGACTCCCTGGCAGCCCAGGCAGATGCCGGTGACTCCAAGGGCTATATTGCCGGTGACGGTAGCGTCACCGAATACGCAGCCGGTGAGCGCGGCGAGCCCGTTGAATTTGAAAGCGAACTCTTTGACGGCACCGTCGTCTCCGCCGCTGACCTGCGCGGTAAGCCCGTGCTACTGAACTTCTGGTACGCGGGGTGTGCTCCATGCCGTGTTGAGGCTCCCTGGCTTAACGAACTGCACGCTAGCTTTGGTGAGAAGGTTGCCTTTTACGGGGCTAACGTGCGCGATGAAAAGGGTACCGCTGAGGCTTTCGAAAAGAACTTTGAGGTTCCCTACCCCTCCTTTCGCGATGTGACCGGTAAGGTGCTTCTTGCCATGAGCAAGTACGTGCCTGCCCAGGCGGTGCCGACCACGGTCGTCCTCGATGCTGAGGGGCGCGTAGCTGCTCGTATTCTGGGCCAAATCGACAAGTCTGTGCTGAACACCCTGCTCGAAGACCAGGTCAGTGCCTAGCTTCGGCCAAATCGTCCTCGACGGCTCCCTCTGGCTCGCCCTGCCCCTTGCGGCACTGGCGGGCCTGATCTCGTTTGCCTCCCCCTGTGTGCTGCCGCTTGTGCCCGGCTACCTGGGCTACGTGACGGGCCTGTCGGGTGGGGAAATGAGCCCCCGCCGCCGCAACCTGCGCATGGTCACCGGCATCGGCCTCTTTGTGTTGGGATTTTCTTTTATCTTTGTGCTCATGTCGGTAGTGCTAGC contains these protein-coding regions:
- a CDS encoding AURKAIP1/COX24 domain-containing protein, with protein sequence MGSVIKKRRKRMSKKKHRKLLRKTRHQRRNKK
- a CDS encoding glutaredoxin family protein, with translation MATPLIELLTKPGCHLCEAARETTGQVAGSYGLTYTEINVEEHPDLLERHRTEIPVLRVDGEVKDFWQVNAKRLAKIIEKKLAE
- a CDS encoding histidine phosphatase family protein, whose translation is MNTSSATVTVHLMRHGEVHNPDRIVYGRLPNYHLSETGQKMVRLSAEEFKRRADAGANIVHLVCSPLTRTRESAAPIEELLGLVAQPDERVIEAENYFEGLHVNKDELLGNPRHWKHLLNPLRPSWGEPYRDQVVRMAEAIKDAARTAYEKGGDGAEAIIVSHQLPIWMARTSVEGGVLPHDPRSRQCNLASITSFTFPNIFAPGKPKLSYVEPAAELYSGVIQLPGS
- a CDS encoding TlpA disulfide reductase family protein, yielding MATSFPTRVSRKQALSIAALGTVGLLSACSSSQDSLAAQADAGDSKGYIAGDGSVTEYAAGERGEPVEFESELFDGTVVSAADLRGKPVLLNFWYAGCAPCRVEAPWLNELHASFGEKVAFYGANVRDEKGTAEAFEKNFEVPYPSFRDVTGKVLLAMSKYVPAQAVPTTVVLDAEGRVAARILGQIDKSVLNTLLEDQVSA